CTCATTTCCACTCGCACCACGGCCTACAAACAAGAAGCTGCTcaaagtaagtaaaaaaaaactgtgtaatattttctaatttctaaaAAGTTCCTACTTCTGAAATAAGTATGTAACTTATTTCAAAATCTAAGCTCCGAAAAAAGtgtgaagatatttttattaatataaattctaGGTAATAAAAGTGACAACAAGGCAAGgcctattatttatttcttggtaAGATGCTGTCTATAAAATTCTGCTTTCAAGATAGCGGTATAAAGGAGcataaaaaagtaggtaaagAAATCAGCTTTATTATTTTCCCTCCATTCTTACCTACCAATAATGAAAACTAGCCAGGTAATTAATGACTTCATATTTATATGTTTTGGGGCAACGCATAAAAGCATAGATATTTCTAATAAGATaaaattgagaaataaataataacgatCGTGTGTTCTGTGGCAGATCGTGGCCGGATACACCAGGATAAGCCTCCAAGCTCGGCCGCCGCTCTGACGTCACAGCTGTCCACAACATGTCCGCGCACACGTGACGGGAGAAGTGTAACACCTGCACGCACGGTGAATAAACAACAAGTGAAGTTTACTAAACAATATGCTCCACGAGTCAACCTTATCGACCCTAACTCAAACATTGAAATTGTTCTAGATAAGTACCAAAATCAGAGATGGAGCGGCTACATTACAGACTGCTGTTCTTCACGTTGTATTCCGTCCAGAGCCACGCCATGGTGCTCAGAAACGACGCTCTCATCTCTAAGATGGTGTCAGACTTCCAGAAAGACAATCCAATGGCAGCAACACCGCGCAGCAACGACCAGCAACTACAGCAGCAACCTAAAGACGTAATGTCCATGATGCAGAACGTGCTCTGCAGGAACTTCCCCACCATCCCCTGCGACATGATCCAGGAGGACGACACGCTCAGGAACCTCATCGAGCGTTCCATACAGCAGCTTAAGTACAAGAAACTCTCCATGGAGAAGACCACACCGCTACCCGGCTACCATCTCACACTGTTCCCCACGGTGAACAGCGAAGACCTATCGAACTTCCTTCAAGTGAGCGATACTGGTTATTACACTGGCAAGAATAAACCAGAGAAATCAAGATCAAGGAGACATAGAAAGAGACTAAAGAATAACGCAGAGACACAACAGACTGGAGAGAAAGAATCCAAGAAGAAGTCCAAAGCGAAGAAGGACAACTCGAGGACGTCGCTGTACAACGGCCGCAAGAAGATCAGGAAGTTCTACCCGCACAAGATAAAGTACAAAGACAAGCAGAAGGGAAGGAAGGACTTCGGTGACTACTCGGAGGAGAAGCTGTCGATGTCGGTGGAGGTGCCGGACCTGATGCCGgggcccgcgccgcccgcgcacaAGCGCATGAACTACAAGGTGGACCCGGCGGACCCGCCTGTGTGGCGCATCGACTATATGAAGCACGGCGAGCCCAGCATCAACGCCTTCCCCTACGAGTCGGAGCGGCTGAAGGAGAAGCTCATCAAGACGGGGCCCAACGTGATCGTGTCTGACAACATGCTGGAACAAGCGTCGCGCAAGGACGTGCTGCACCCCGACGTCTACATCAGGAAGAACTTCGTCAGGAAGAACGCGCTCGACATCAACTCCGCCCCCATCGACT
This genomic window from Helicoverpa zea isolate HzStark_Cry1AcR chromosome 24, ilHelZeax1.1, whole genome shotgun sequence contains:
- the LOC124642302 gene encoding uncharacterized protein LOC124642302, which encodes MERLHYRLLFFTLYSVQSHAMVLRNDALISKMVSDFQKDNPMAATPRSNDQQLQQQPKDVMSMMQNVLCRNFPTIPCDMIQEDDTLRNLIERSIQQLKYKKLSMEKTTPLPGYHLTLFPTVNSEDLSNFLQVSDTGYYTGKNKPEKSRSRRHRKRLKNNAETQQTGEKESKKKSKAKKDNSRTSLYNGRKKIRKFYPHKIKYKDKQKGRKDFGDYSEEKLSMSVEVPDLMPGPAPPAHKRMNYKVDPADPPVWRIDYMKHGEPSINAFPYESERLKEKLIKTGPNVIVSDNMLEQASRKDVLHPDVYIRKNFVRKNALDINSAPID